A window of Tautonia plasticadhaerens contains these coding sequences:
- a CDS encoding WD40 repeat domain-containing serine/threonine protein kinase: MRRPQAAPDADPGLDRDARPDAPADPSPSDEVFGRVDRLAAEFLGRLRCGERPTVDEYLARHPDLAPAIRELFPALVMVEDLKPDSDETIGPPAGPRSPADDRPPDRIGDYRILREVGRGGMGVVYEAEEERLGRRVALKVLAPWAVASDHLLRRFHREARSAAQLHHTNIVPVLGIGSDAGRAFYTMQFIHGVGLHQVLDEIRALEGKGGADLYPADSFAGPGDVTVVGGSARPLLRDPPPPLRRHRAHPGRVDPSAIDSGARYARGVARIGLQVAEALSHAHELGTLHRDIKPANILLDAHGDAWVTDFGLAKAVDDEDLTRTGDLVGTLRYMAPERFRGSCDARADVYGLGLTLYELLSRAPAFVEADRHALMRQIALADPPRLGSITVGVPRDLATIIHKAIEKDPGDRYRSAAALADDLRSFLDDRPIAARRAGPLERLARWSRRNPGLAALGAAVAVLLVAIAAISATSAYRLKESHAEVERRLWDAYLARARASRRSGSEGQRFDALDALSKAASLDAFVDRRGELRDEAIACLALADLRRVDVRRIPRLASRDRRLAFSPDGRRVAIGDESGAVRVLDPGQGGRPPLVMPGPGLPVVLLEFDTSGRRLAAKYQGGGSIRVRAFDLDGGAVLLDEPVPAYDAALGFDPPGRRLALGLEDGTVRIFDLDGGRPPASLPGPPEPYALRFDPAGRRIAVASTRSGRSLEVLRADGTGSVGPWSLPYGGQSLAWTPDGEGLAVGGGFRELYLLDPGDPEAPPRILPGHKGAIISVDFSHRGHLLASASWDGTVRLWHPESGEPLVVASSPEHWAVRFGPDDRTLSGSRDGESIWRWEVADGDEARGRFLDLDPDSRAYTVDLFPDGSTFASGGSVGVRIFDRGLRQVALLPAPAPASAEVLPDGRSLLTGGPSGILRWAIEPDGESIGFGPPEPFGPLRGRRVGRIRADGSGRRIAAVIVGSPPEVALFDAAPGPGTDGGLVLIQDHPRVERIDLNPDGSLLATGTWKGEGVRVWDASTGAPVAVLDVDGSAEVAFNPDGRSLLTGSGRAYVCWGVGTWEPRWRVPRREASNQPGKVAFAPDGSIVAVALTRTVARLLDARTGEALATFEPPSPDHLSELGLTRDLRFLYAKDHGGGTRRWDLRAIRGHLDATGIGWPGFPRPSPIAPADVPIPRPPD; the protein is encoded by the coding sequence ATGCGACGCCCCCAGGCGGCTCCGGACGCGGACCCCGGCCTCGACCGCGACGCCCGGCCCGATGCCCCGGCCGACCCCTCGCCGTCGGACGAGGTCTTCGGGCGCGTCGACCGGCTCGCCGCCGAGTTCCTCGGGCGCCTCCGCTGCGGGGAGCGTCCCACGGTCGACGAGTACCTCGCCCGCCACCCCGACCTCGCACCGGCCATCCGGGAGTTGTTCCCGGCCCTGGTGATGGTGGAGGACCTCAAGCCCGACTCCGACGAGACGATCGGGCCCCCGGCCGGCCCCCGATCCCCGGCCGACGACCGCCCGCCCGACCGGATCGGCGACTACCGGATCCTCCGGGAAGTCGGCCGGGGGGGCATGGGGGTCGTCTACGAGGCCGAGGAGGAACGGCTCGGCCGTCGGGTCGCCCTGAAGGTGCTCGCCCCCTGGGCGGTCGCCAGCGACCACCTCCTCCGCCGCTTCCACCGCGAGGCCCGGTCGGCCGCCCAGCTGCACCACACCAACATCGTGCCCGTCCTCGGAATCGGCTCCGACGCCGGCCGGGCCTTCTACACGATGCAGTTCATCCATGGGGTCGGCCTGCACCAGGTCCTCGACGAGATCCGGGCCCTCGAAGGGAAGGGCGGGGCCGACCTCTACCCTGCCGACTCCTTCGCCGGCCCCGGCGACGTGACGGTCGTCGGCGGGTCCGCCCGTCCCCTGCTCCGCGACCCCCCCCCGCCGCTCCGCCGCCACCGGGCCCACCCGGGGCGGGTGGACCCCTCGGCGATCGACTCGGGGGCCCGGTACGCCCGGGGCGTCGCCCGGATCGGCCTGCAGGTGGCCGAGGCGCTCTCCCATGCCCACGAGCTGGGGACCTTGCACCGCGACATCAAGCCCGCCAACATCCTGCTCGACGCCCACGGCGACGCCTGGGTCACCGACTTCGGCCTGGCCAAGGCCGTCGACGACGAGGATCTGACCCGCACCGGGGACCTCGTCGGGACGCTCCGCTACATGGCCCCCGAGCGGTTCCGGGGCTCCTGCGACGCCCGGGCCGACGTCTACGGCCTCGGCCTGACCCTCTACGAGCTGCTCTCCCGGGCCCCCGCCTTCGTCGAGGCCGATCGCCACGCCCTGATGCGGCAGATCGCCCTGGCCGACCCGCCCCGCCTGGGGTCGATCACCGTCGGCGTCCCCCGGGATCTCGCGACGATCATCCACAAGGCCATCGAGAAGGATCCGGGCGACCGTTACCGGTCCGCGGCCGCCCTGGCCGACGACCTCCGGAGCTTCCTCGACGACCGGCCGATCGCGGCCCGACGGGCCGGTCCCCTCGAACGCCTCGCCCGGTGGTCCCGCCGCAACCCGGGCCTGGCCGCGCTCGGGGCGGCGGTCGCGGTCCTGCTCGTCGCCATCGCCGCCATCTCGGCGACCTCGGCCTACCGCCTCAAGGAGAGCCACGCCGAGGTCGAGCGGAGGCTCTGGGACGCCTACCTCGCCCGGGCCCGGGCCAGCCGACGCAGCGGCTCCGAGGGGCAGCGGTTCGATGCGCTCGACGCCCTCTCGAAGGCCGCCTCGCTCGACGCCTTCGTCGACCGGCGGGGAGAGCTGCGCGACGAGGCGATCGCCTGCCTCGCCCTGGCCGACCTGCGGAGGGTCGACGTACGTCGGATCCCGCGGCTCGCCTCCCGGGACCGTCGGCTCGCCTTCTCGCCCGACGGCCGCCGCGTCGCCATCGGGGACGAATCCGGCGCCGTCCGCGTCCTCGACCCCGGCCAGGGAGGCCGCCCCCCGCTCGTGATGCCCGGCCCGGGGTTGCCGGTCGTCCTGCTGGAATTCGACACTTCCGGCCGTCGCCTCGCGGCCAAGTACCAGGGCGGCGGGTCGATCCGCGTGCGGGCTTTTGACCTCGACGGCGGCGCCGTCCTGCTCGACGAGCCCGTCCCGGCCTACGACGCCGCCCTCGGCTTCGACCCCCCCGGCCGTCGGCTCGCCCTCGGGCTGGAGGACGGGACCGTCCGGATCTTCGACCTCGACGGCGGGCGTCCTCCCGCCTCGCTGCCCGGCCCCCCGGAGCCCTACGCGTTGCGGTTCGACCCGGCGGGCCGCCGGATCGCCGTCGCCAGCACGAGGAGCGGGCGATCGCTGGAGGTCCTCCGGGCCGACGGCACCGGCTCGGTCGGCCCCTGGTCGCTCCCCTACGGTGGCCAGAGCCTGGCGTGGACGCCGGACGGGGAGGGCCTCGCCGTCGGCGGCGGGTTCCGGGAACTGTACCTGCTCGACCCGGGAGACCCCGAGGCCCCCCCGCGGATCCTCCCCGGCCACAAGGGGGCAATCATCTCCGTCGACTTCTCGCACCGCGGCCACCTGCTCGCCAGCGCGAGCTGGGACGGCACCGTCCGGCTCTGGCACCCCGAGTCGGGCGAGCCGCTCGTGGTCGCCTCCTCCCCCGAGCACTGGGCCGTCCGCTTCGGCCCCGATGATCGTACCCTTTCGGGCAGCCGGGACGGCGAGTCCATCTGGAGGTGGGAGGTGGCCGACGGCGACGAGGCCCGCGGCCGGTTCCTCGACCTCGACCCCGACTCCAGGGCGTACACCGTCGACCTCTTCCCCGACGGCTCGACCTTCGCCTCGGGGGGCTCGGTCGGGGTCCGCATCTTCGACCGGGGCCTCCGGCAGGTCGCGTTGCTCCCGGCCCCGGCCCCGGCGTCGGCCGAGGTCCTCCCCGACGGCCGGTCGCTGCTCACCGGGGGCCCGTCCGGCATCCTGCGGTGGGCGATCGAACCCGACGGCGAGTCGATCGGATTCGGCCCCCCCGAGCCCTTCGGCCCGCTCCGGGGCCGGCGCGTCGGCCGCATCCGGGCCGACGGGTCGGGGAGGCGGATCGCCGCCGTGATCGTCGGGAGCCCGCCCGAGGTCGCGCTCTTCGACGCGGCCCCGGGGCCGGGGACCGACGGCGGGCTCGTCCTCATCCAGGACCACCCCCGGGTGGAGCGGATCGACCTGAACCCCGACGGTTCCCTCCTCGCCACCGGCACCTGGAAAGGGGAAGGCGTCCGGGTCTGGGACGCCTCGACCGGCGCGCCGGTCGCGGTACTCGACGTGGACGGCAGCGCCGAGGTCGCCTTCAACCCCGACGGCCGCTCCCTCCTCACCGGCTCCGGCCGGGCCTACGTCTGCTGGGGGGTCGGGACCTGGGAGCCCCGCTGGAGGGTCCCCCGTCGGGAGGCGAGCAATCAGCCCGGCAAGGTCGCCTTCGCCCCCGACGGCTCGATCGTCGCCGTCGCCCTGACCCGGACCGTCGCACGGCTGCTCGACGCCCGCACCGGGGAGGCCCTGGCGACCTTCGAGCCCCCCTCCCCCGACCACCTCTCCGAGCTGGGCCTGACCCGGGACCTCCGCTTCCTCTACGCCAAGGACCACGGCGGCGGCACCCGACGCTGGGATCTGCGGGCGATCCGGGGCCACCTCGATGCGACCGGCATCGGCTGGCCCGGATTCCCCCGCCCCTCCCCGATCGCCCCCGCCGACGTCCCGATCCCCCGGCCCCCCGACTGA
- a CDS encoding circularly permuted type 2 ATP-grasp protein, which translates to MAMTPQDDRLFSRYGLTGYDEMFVAPGRLRPHYAPLHHRLVSLGPEEIAHRHRAADLMMRNQGITFTVYGREQGVERIIPFDPVPRLISAPEWDQIERGLTQRVRALNLFIHDVYHERHILRDRVVPLELILGASGYRRECVGLRVPRDIYIHVSGIDLIRDAEGTFLVLEDNCRTPSGVSYVLKNRQVMKQVFPLLFAAHNIRPIDDYTTNLLAVLRHIGPPGVDEPVVAVLTPGVYNSAYFEHSYLARRMGVELVEGRDLFFDSGQLFMRTIRGPQRVDVLYRRIDDDFLDPMTFRSDSQLGVPGLVAAYRSGRLGLANAIGTGMADDKGVYPFVPEIIKYYLKEDPILPNVETFRPQIPSHRQHILENLEKLVVKAVDASGGYGMLIGPASTAEQREEFARRVTDNPRGYIAQPTISLSQHPTLIDDHLEGRHVDLRPFVLYGETIKVLAGGLTRVALPQGSLVVNSSQGGGTKDTWVLRGGPPKRPEAN; encoded by the coding sequence ATGGCGATGACGCCCCAGGATGACCGGCTGTTCTCCCGGTATGGCCTGACCGGCTACGACGAGATGTTCGTCGCCCCCGGCCGGCTCCGGCCCCATTACGCGCCGCTGCACCATCGGCTCGTGTCGCTGGGGCCGGAGGAGATCGCCCACCGCCACCGGGCCGCCGACCTGATGATGCGGAACCAGGGGATCACCTTCACCGTCTACGGCCGGGAGCAGGGGGTGGAGCGGATCATCCCCTTCGACCCGGTGCCCCGGCTGATCTCGGCGCCGGAATGGGACCAGATCGAGCGCGGGCTCACCCAGCGGGTCCGGGCCCTGAACCTGTTCATCCACGACGTCTACCACGAGCGGCACATCCTGCGGGACCGCGTTGTGCCGCTGGAGCTGATCCTCGGCGCCTCGGGTTATCGCCGGGAGTGCGTCGGCCTCCGGGTGCCGAGGGACATCTACATCCACGTCTCCGGCATCGACCTGATCCGGGACGCCGAGGGCACCTTCCTCGTCCTGGAGGACAATTGTCGGACCCCCTCGGGCGTCAGCTACGTGCTGAAGAACCGGCAGGTGATGAAGCAGGTCTTCCCCCTACTCTTCGCCGCCCACAACATCCGGCCGATCGACGACTACACGACGAACCTGCTCGCGGTGCTCCGGCACATCGGCCCGCCGGGGGTCGACGAGCCGGTGGTGGCGGTGCTCACGCCGGGGGTCTACAACTCCGCCTACTTCGAGCACAGCTACCTGGCCCGACGGATGGGGGTGGAACTCGTCGAGGGGCGCGACCTGTTCTTCGACAGCGGCCAGCTCTTCATGAGGACGATCCGGGGGCCCCAGCGGGTCGACGTGCTCTACCGCCGGATCGACGACGACTTCCTCGACCCGATGACCTTCCGCTCCGACAGCCAGCTCGGCGTCCCCGGCCTGGTCGCCGCCTATCGATCGGGCCGGCTCGGCCTGGCCAACGCGATCGGCACCGGCATGGCCGACGACAAGGGGGTCTATCCCTTCGTCCCCGAGATCATCAAGTACTACCTGAAGGAGGACCCGATCCTCCCCAACGTGGAGACCTTCCGGCCCCAGATCCCCAGCCATCGCCAGCACATCCTGGAGAACCTCGAGAAGCTGGTCGTGAAGGCCGTCGACGCCTCCGGGGGGTACGGGATGCTCATCGGCCCGGCCTCGACGGCCGAGCAGCGGGAGGAGTTCGCCCGCCGCGTGACCGACAATCCCCGGGGCTACATCGCCCAGCCGACGATCTCCCTGAGCCAGCACCCCACGCTGATCGACGACCACCTCGAAGGCCGACACGTCGACCTCCGGCCGTTCGTCCTCTATGGCGAGACGATCAAGGTCCTGGCCGGTGGCCTGACCCGGGTCGCCCTGCCGCAGGGGAGCCTGGTGGTGAACAGCTCGCAGGGGGGCGGGACCAAGGACACCTGGGTGCTCCGAGGGGGGCCTCCGAAGCGACCGGAGGCGAACTGA